A window of Halomonas sp. GFAJ-1 contains these coding sequences:
- a CDS encoding Nif3-like dinuclear metal center hexameric protein, producing MIHRDQLVAACDHQLRASQFKDYTVNGLQVQGRETIKRVMSGVTACQSLLDEAVAWQADLVLVHHGYFWKNEPVAITGMKQRRIKTLLENEINLLAYHLPLDAHAELGNNAELAKRLGWKVEGCLDGELGEGLLWSGRVAEPQSLSELAQQIAGVLGRTPLVVEAPGVGHVDKIAWCTGGAQDMISAACEAGAHVFISGEISERTTHLAREMGIHYIAAGHHATERYGVQALGEWLAGEYGVEHRFVDIDNPA from the coding sequence GTGATCCATCGCGACCAACTAGTAGCAGCGTGCGACCATCAGTTGCGGGCTTCACAATTTAAAGATTATACCGTTAATGGTCTTCAGGTTCAGGGGCGGGAAACGATTAAACGTGTGATGTCGGGGGTTACTGCCTGCCAATCACTTTTGGATGAGGCGGTGGCTTGGCAAGCTGACTTAGTATTGGTGCACCATGGCTACTTTTGGAAGAATGAGCCAGTTGCTATTACAGGCATGAAACAGAGGCGAATTAAAACGCTGTTAGAGAATGAGATTAATCTATTAGCGTACCACCTGCCGCTTGATGCCCATGCAGAGCTTGGAAATAATGCAGAATTAGCCAAGCGTTTAGGTTGGAAAGTGGAGGGGTGCCTGGACGGTGAGCTAGGAGAGGGCTTGTTATGGTCGGGTCGGGTGGCTGAGCCTCAATCCCTCAGCGAGTTGGCGCAGCAAATAGCTGGCGTGCTAGGGCGTACGCCGTTAGTTGTTGAAGCGCCGGGAGTGGGTCACGTGGATAAGATCGCATGGTGTACAGGTGGCGCGCAGGACATGATTTCCGCTGCCTGCGAAGCGGGTGCGCATGTATTTATTTCAGGGGAAATATCAGAGCGCACGACTCACCTGGCTCGGGAAATGGGTATTCACTACATTGCCGCGGGGCACCATGCTACCGAACGATATGGAGTGCAAGCGTTAGGCGAGTGGTTGGCAGGTGAGTATGGTGTGGAGCATCGCTTTGTGGATATTGATAATCCGGCATAG
- a CDS encoding DUF1043 domain-containing protein, producing MEASSPFTFAITGIIIGFIIGMVCYRLFSKGQRQTSMLQQTLLEREHHIAELKKAMGGLSLDVRKRLENIRAEADLLEQQLEDEATQWKLEKAAAKTLETGTPIQSLSGIDETLDMPRDYADGKSGTLSEDFGLKESTNEQDLTPPQPPRY from the coding sequence GTGGAAGCAAGCTCGCCATTTACCTTTGCGATTACTGGCATCATCATCGGTTTTATTATCGGCATGGTGTGCTATCGCCTGTTTAGCAAAGGCCAACGCCAAACCTCAATGCTTCAGCAAACGCTACTAGAGCGTGAACACCACATAGCCGAACTTAAAAAAGCCATGGGCGGACTGAGCCTGGACGTTCGCAAGCGACTTGAAAACATTCGCGCCGAAGCCGACCTGTTAGAACAGCAGCTTGAAGACGAGGCCACGCAATGGAAGTTAGAAAAAGCAGCCGCCAAAACATTGGAAACAGGTACGCCAATTCAGAGCCTCTCAGGCATTGATGAAACCCTCGACATGCCTAGAGACTACGCGGATGGCAAAAGTGGCACCTTGTCTGAAGACTTTGGCCTAAAAGAGAGCACTAACGAACAGGACCTTACACCGCCACAGCCGCCTCGCTACTAG
- a CDS encoding 50S ribosomal protein L13, with product MKTFSAKPQSVQRDWYVVDATDKTLGRLATEIARRLRGKHKPEFTPHVDTGDYIVVINAEKVQVTGNKAKAKTYYRHTGYPGGLRSMTFDKMLDHAPERIIEFAVKGMLPKGPLGRATYSKLKVYAGPEHPHAAQQPLELNI from the coding sequence ATGAAGACGTTCAGTGCTAAGCCGCAGTCCGTCCAGCGCGACTGGTATGTTGTCGACGCTACGGACAAAACGCTCGGTCGTCTGGCAACCGAGATTGCTCGCCGCTTGCGTGGTAAGCATAAGCCCGAATTTACCCCTCACGTTGATACTGGCGACTATATCGTTGTTATCAATGCCGAGAAAGTCCAAGTGACCGGCAACAAGGCGAAGGCTAAAACCTACTACCGCCACACTGGTTACCCGGGCGGTCTGCGTTCCATGACGTTTGACAAAATGCTTGATCATGCGCCTGAGCGTATCATTGAGTTTGCTGTTAAAGGCATGTTACCGAAAGGCCCGTTAGGTCGTGCCACGTACTCCAAGTTAAAAGTGTACGCCGGTCCCGAGCATCCGCATGCTGCCCAACAGCCGCTTGAACTGAACATCTGA
- a CDS encoding 30S ribosomal protein S9 — MTQQYYGTGRRKTSTARVFMKPGSGKITVNSQDLDLYFGRVTGRMVVRQPLELTETLNQFDIVVTVAGGGNSSQAGAIRHGITRALMNYNEDLRPSLRAAGYVTRDARQVERKKVGLRKARRRPQFSKR; from the coding sequence ATGACACAGCAGTATTACGGTACCGGGCGCCGCAAGACTTCCACCGCTCGCGTGTTTATGAAGCCGGGCTCTGGCAAAATTACTGTCAACAGCCAGGATCTCGATCTATATTTTGGTCGCGTTACAGGTCGCATGGTTGTTCGCCAGCCGCTTGAGCTGACCGAGACACTCAACCAGTTTGACATTGTTGTCACGGTTGCAGGTGGCGGTAACTCCTCGCAAGCGGGTGCTATCCGTCACGGTATTACCCGTGCACTGATGAACTACAATGAAGACCTGCGTCCTTCGTTGCGTGCCGCTGGCTACGTAACCCGTGACGCGCGTCAAGTTGAGCGTAAGAAAGTCGGCCTGCGTAAAGCACGTCGTCGTCCGCAGTTCTCTAAGCGTTAA
- a CDS encoding ubiquinol-cytochrome c reductase iron-sulfur subunit translates to MADNGVNKGRRRFLVGATSVVGAVGAVGVAVPFVASWQPSARALAAGAPVRANFSKLEPGQRVTIEWRGRPVWIINRTPEMNERTESLDPGRLADPDSSEQQQPSYITGPLRSIRPEVGVMVGVCTHLGCSPLYRPEPEAAVTDNWPGGFFCPCHGSYFDLAGRVFRNVPAPTNLEVPPYRFEGEDIIVGEDEEAA, encoded by the coding sequence ATGGCAGATAACGGCGTAAACAAAGGTCGGCGCCGTTTCCTCGTGGGTGCCACCTCCGTTGTTGGGGCGGTGGGCGCTGTCGGGGTTGCGGTACCCTTTGTGGCTTCATGGCAGCCTAGTGCCAGAGCGTTGGCGGCCGGTGCGCCGGTTCGAGCTAATTTTTCTAAGCTCGAACCGGGGCAGCGTGTCACCATCGAATGGCGTGGGCGTCCGGTGTGGATCATTAATCGAACGCCTGAAATGAATGAGCGTACAGAAAGCTTGGATCCAGGTCGTCTTGCCGACCCAGATTCCAGTGAGCAGCAACAGCCTAGTTATATTACGGGCCCGCTGCGCTCTATACGTCCTGAGGTGGGGGTAATGGTAGGTGTCTGTACTCACCTAGGCTGTTCTCCACTATATCGTCCGGAGCCTGAGGCAGCGGTAACGGATAACTGGCCGGGTGGTTTCTTCTGTCCATGCCATGGATCCTATTTTGATCTGGCTGGTCGTGTATTCCGTAACGTACCTGCGCCTACCAACCTTGAGGTGCCGCCCTATCGTTTTGAGGGCGAGGACATCATAGTGGGTGAAGATGAGGAGGCTGCCTAA
- a CDS encoding cytochrome B codes for MGNPNKAKAESGIMRWIDDRFPATQMMQEHLTQYYAPKNFNFFYIFGVLALLVLVNQILTGVWLTMSYNPSAEGAFSSVEYIMRDVEYGWLIRYMHSTGASAFFVVIYLHMFRALLYGSYKAPRELVWIFGMAIYLLLMAEAFMGYLLPWGQMSYWGAQVIISLFATIPGIGPELAQWIRGDFLISGITLNRFFALHVVALPIVILALVVLHIIALHEVGSNNPDGVDIKAKKDESGKPLDGIPFHPYYTVKDLVGIAVFLFVFAVVLFYFPEGGGYFLERPNFEPANPMVTPDHIAPVWYFTPFYAILRAITFDFLGLRAEFLGVLAMGGAIAILFVLPWLDRSPVRSMRYKGWLSRIAITVFAISFVILGVLGAIPATPMRTLVAQICTVLYFAFFILMPIYTSMEKTKPVPERVTG; via the coding sequence ATGGGTAATCCAAATAAAGCCAAAGCTGAAAGTGGCATCATGCGTTGGATTGATGACCGCTTCCCAGCGACTCAGATGATGCAGGAGCACTTGACGCAGTATTACGCCCCGAAGAACTTCAACTTCTTCTATATTTTTGGCGTATTAGCGCTTTTGGTCTTGGTGAATCAGATCTTGACGGGCGTATGGCTTACCATGAGCTATAACCCGTCTGCCGAGGGCGCCTTCAGCTCTGTTGAATACATCATGCGCGATGTGGAGTATGGCTGGCTCATCCGCTACATGCACTCAACCGGTGCCTCTGCCTTCTTTGTCGTCATTTATCTGCATATGTTCCGTGCTTTACTGTACGGATCCTACAAAGCACCACGTGAATTGGTGTGGATCTTTGGTATGGCCATCTATCTTCTGCTCATGGCAGAAGCGTTTATGGGCTACCTGCTGCCGTGGGGTCAGATGTCTTACTGGGGTGCACAGGTTATTATTTCCCTGTTTGCCACTATCCCTGGTATCGGCCCTGAGCTTGCCCAGTGGATTCGCGGTGACTTCCTGATCTCGGGTATTACGCTTAACCGCTTCTTTGCGCTGCACGTAGTCGCATTGCCCATTGTTATTCTGGCGCTGGTTGTGCTGCACATCATTGCGTTGCACGAAGTGGGCTCGAACAATCCTGATGGCGTTGATATAAAAGCCAAAAAAGATGAGTCGGGTAAACCGCTGGATGGTATTCCTTTCCACCCCTACTATACGGTGAAGGATCTTGTCGGCATTGCGGTGTTCTTGTTTGTGTTTGCTGTGGTGTTGTTCTACTTCCCTGAGGGGGGTGGTTACTTCCTAGAGCGGCCTAACTTTGAGCCTGCCAACCCGATGGTAACGCCTGACCACATTGCACCTGTATGGTATTTCACGCCGTTCTACGCCATCTTGCGTGCTATTACCTTTGACTTCCTGGGTCTGCGTGCCGAGTTCTTAGGTGTATTAGCAATGGGTGGTGCGATTGCTATTCTGTTTGTGCTGCCTTGGCTTGATCGAAGCCCGGTTAGGTCTATGCGTTATAAGGGCTGGTTATCACGTATCGCCATTACCGTTTTTGCCATCAGCTTCGTGATTTTAGGGGTTCTAGGCGCGATTCCTGCAACGCCGATGCGTACCTTGGTTGCACAGATCTGTACGGTGCTCTACTTCGCCTTCTTCATTCTGATGCCGATTTACACCAGCATGGAGAAAACTAAACCCGTTCCAGAAAGGGTGACTGGCTAA
- a CDS encoding cytochrome C, with amino-acid sequence MKKQLFVLLFALLPFTVMAAPLPEQPFSMTPDLHDKESLQRGMQMYVNYCMGCHSLEHQRFSRAAADLDMPQELVEENLIFSSGLAFNDQMHIAMQSGESEGWFGVAPPDLTLFNRLRGSDYIYSYLLTFYRDPGQPLGVNNMVLEASAMPNVLEPLQGVQEMVCSETDQPVRGQSPDPLSGKYQSCDVLQVTQPGSMEPAEFEEAVYDLTNFLAYVGEPSKLKAQALAPKVLIFIFIFGVIAYLLKREYWRDVH; translated from the coding sequence ATGAAAAAGCAACTATTCGTACTGCTCTTCGCGTTGTTGCCTTTTACGGTCATGGCAGCGCCGCTTCCGGAGCAGCCCTTCTCTATGACGCCTGATCTGCATGATAAAGAGTCACTCCAGCGTGGGATGCAGATGTATGTGAACTACTGCATGGGCTGTCACTCGCTTGAGCATCAGCGTTTCTCTCGTGCGGCTGCAGATCTTGATATGCCTCAAGAGCTGGTAGAAGAGAATCTGATTTTCTCCAGCGGTTTGGCCTTCAATGATCAGATGCATATCGCTATGCAGTCGGGTGAATCCGAGGGCTGGTTTGGCGTTGCGCCGCCAGACCTTACGCTGTTTAACCGTCTGCGGGGTTCAGACTATATCTACTCCTATTTGCTGACCTTCTATCGTGATCCTGGTCAGCCGCTGGGTGTTAATAATATGGTGCTTGAAGCGTCAGCGATGCCAAACGTGCTGGAGCCGCTGCAGGGCGTGCAGGAGATGGTTTGCTCTGAAACGGATCAGCCCGTACGCGGTCAGTCGCCAGATCCTTTGTCAGGTAAATATCAGTCCTGTGATGTGCTACAGGTGACTCAGCCAGGCTCCATGGAACCTGCTGAGTTTGAGGAAGCGGTTTACGATCTAACCAACTTCCTTGCCTATGTGGGTGAGCCTTCTAAGCTGAAAGCTCAGGCGCTGGCACCTAAAGTCCTTATCTTTATCTTTATCTTTGGTGTGATTGCTTACCTGCTCAAGCGTGAGTATTGGCGAGATGTCCACTAA
- a CDS encoding stringent starvation protein A, which produces MGVVAKRSSMIFYSGSDDHFSHRVRIVLAEKGVAVDIVEVIDGQSPEELADLNPYNSVPTLLDRDLVLYESKVMMEYLDERFPHPPLLPVYPVARAQSRLWMHRIEREWCPMLEQIRSGGKKEADKARKELRESLIGISPIFEDMPFFMSEEFTLVDCCLAPILWRLPELNIELPEKQVKPLLSYMSRVFEREAFKASLNEREKEMRA; this is translated from the coding sequence ATGGGTGTTGTGGCCAAGCGGTCGTCAATGATCTTTTACTCAGGTAGTGATGATCATTTCAGTCATCGTGTACGCATTGTTCTGGCTGAAAAGGGGGTAGCTGTCGATATCGTTGAAGTTATTGATGGGCAGTCACCCGAAGAGTTAGCAGACCTCAACCCGTACAACAGTGTGCCTACACTGTTAGATCGTGACTTGGTGCTGTACGAATCTAAAGTCATGATGGAGTACTTGGATGAGCGCTTTCCACATCCTCCTCTGCTGCCTGTCTATCCGGTGGCGCGTGCTCAAAGTCGCCTCTGGATGCATCGTATTGAGCGTGAGTGGTGCCCGATGCTGGAGCAGATTCGTAGTGGTGGGAAAAAAGAGGCTGATAAAGCACGTAAAGAACTCCGCGAAAGCCTGATTGGTATATCGCCGATTTTTGAAGATATGCCCTTCTTTATGAGCGAAGAGTTTACCTTGGTAGACTGCTGCCTTGCGCCCATTTTGTGGCGTTTGCCAGAGCTGAATATTGAGCTACCTGAAAAGCAGGTGAAGCCACTTTTAAGCTATATGTCGCGAGTGTTTGAGCGTGAAGCGTTTAAGGCCTCTTTAAATGAGCGTGAAAAAGAGATGCGCGCTTGA
- a CDS encoding ClpXP protease specificity-enhancing factor translates to MKSSRPYLARALYEWLLDNELTPYFVVDATQPGVEVPRQFVQNGQIVLNAAPTAVRDLFMENQAIGFNARFGGQPMQVMIPTPALIAIYARENGAGMVFGHEPELGSSEFDDIDLENAELDGGASGESAKTTKPELTVTESFSDKEDGKSASKKEKPKKKPTLRVVK, encoded by the coding sequence ATGAAATCGAGCCGTCCCTATCTCGCCCGTGCCCTTTATGAGTGGTTGCTGGATAATGAGCTGACGCCTTATTTTGTTGTTGATGCAACACAGCCGGGAGTCGAAGTTCCGCGGCAGTTTGTGCAAAATGGCCAAATAGTACTCAATGCAGCGCCAACGGCGGTGCGTGACCTATTTATGGAAAACCAAGCGATTGGTTTTAACGCGCGTTTTGGCGGTCAGCCGATGCAGGTAATGATTCCTACACCTGCGCTAATTGCCATTTATGCACGTGAAAATGGCGCAGGCATGGTGTTTGGACATGAACCTGAGTTAGGCTCATCGGAATTCGATGATATCGATCTTGAGAATGCTGAACTTGATGGCGGAGCATCGGGCGAGAGCGCTAAAACTACTAAGCCTGAGCTCACTGTCACCGAATCTTTTTCTGATAAAGAGGACGGCAAGTCGGCTTCAAAGAAAGAGAAGCCTAAGAAAAAGCCTACTCTGCGAGTGGTGAAGTAG
- a CDS encoding transporter, whose protein sequence is MALGFSSRKLILAALCSAVVLSGCANNAASNPANYGQRSNDVEAVDATIEREAERALARADARLGDARIRAHSYNGSLLLVGQVPSEELRSKAGNVVSSLRGVNEVHNELAIAARLPASQRLTDTWLTTNVISHLATNDRIDSSKLKVTTENASVYLMGMVSREEADRIVNAASSVGGIQRIVKVFDYID, encoded by the coding sequence ATGGCCCTGGGTTTCTCTTCTCGAAAACTTATTTTGGCTGCCCTGTGCAGCGCTGTAGTACTCAGCGGCTGCGCCAACAACGCAGCGTCAAACCCTGCCAACTACGGCCAACGCAGCAATGATGTTGAAGCGGTAGACGCGACCATTGAGCGCGAAGCCGAACGTGCGCTTGCGCGCGCTGACGCCCGGCTTGGCGATGCCCGTATCCGCGCGCACAGCTATAACGGCTCTTTACTGCTGGTTGGCCAAGTACCTAGCGAGGAACTTCGCTCAAAGGCAGGTAACGTTGTCAGCTCACTTAGGGGCGTCAATGAGGTTCACAACGAGCTTGCCATTGCGGCACGCCTTCCCGCCAGTCAGCGCTTAACTGATACTTGGTTAACAACGAATGTTATCAGCCATCTAGCGACTAACGATCGCATCGACTCTTCTAAATTGAAAGTGACCACAGAAAACGCCAGCGTTTACTTAATGGGTATGGTGTCTCGTGAAGAAGCTGACCGTATTGTAAATGCAGCCTCCTCAGTGGGCGGAATTCAGCGAATCGTCAAAGTATTCGATTATATTGATTGA
- a CDS encoding phosphoheptose isomerase, producing the protein MDFQSRILDHFNASIDTKTYASEVLPPFIEVASQMMVQCLVNEGKILACGNGGSAGDSQHFSSELLNRFERERPSLPALALTTDTSTLTSIANDYSYNEVFSKQIRALGQPGDVLLAISTSGNSANVVQAIQAAHDRDMTVVALTGRDGGNMASLLGQDDCEIRVPATSTARIQEVHLLVIHCLCDLIDEQLFGGAA; encoded by the coding sequence ATGGACTTTCAATCACGCATACTCGACCATTTCAATGCCAGCATTGATACTAAGACTTACGCCAGTGAAGTGCTGCCGCCTTTCATCGAGGTCGCCAGTCAAATGATGGTGCAGTGCTTGGTCAACGAAGGAAAAATCCTTGCATGCGGCAATGGCGGGAGTGCGGGAGATAGCCAGCACTTCTCCTCCGAACTACTTAACCGCTTCGAACGTGAGCGCCCTAGCCTTCCGGCCCTAGCCCTAACGACGGACACCTCAACACTTACCTCTATTGCTAACGATTACAGCTATAACGAGGTATTTTCAAAACAGATCAGAGCCCTTGGCCAGCCTGGTGATGTGCTGCTAGCCATCTCAACCAGCGGCAACTCAGCCAATGTGGTACAGGCAATTCAGGCTGCCCACGACCGAGACATGACCGTTGTAGCACTTACAGGACGCGACGGTGGCAATATGGCATCACTTTTAGGTCAAGATGATTGTGAAATCCGCGTTCCCGCCACCTCGACGGCCCGCATCCAAGAAGTCCATTTGCTCGTCATTCACTGTTTATGTGATTTAATTGATGAACAGTTGTTTGGTGGCGCTGCCTAA
- a CDS encoding YraN family protein — protein MTNNARTARFRGAAIEQLAAQWLQQHGLILVASNHHVKGGELDLVMMDQDTLVFVEVKHRTTTRYGHPLETVNAQKRQRLIRAASLYIARYAVSSPCRFDILAIVGTPPSLEFHWEKAAFDAY, from the coding sequence ATGACGAATAACGCTCGCACAGCCCGATTCCGCGGCGCAGCCATTGAGCAACTTGCTGCTCAATGGCTGCAACAACATGGCTTAATACTGGTTGCCAGTAACCATCATGTTAAGGGTGGCGAACTGGATCTGGTGATGATGGATCAAGACACTCTAGTCTTCGTTGAAGTTAAACACCGAACCACAACCCGCTACGGCCACCCCTTAGAAACAGTTAATGCACAAAAGCGGCAGCGACTGATCCGCGCAGCCAGTTTATATATTGCTCGATACGCTGTTTCCAGCCCTTGCCGCTTTGATATTCTAGCGATTGTTGGCACGCCACCCTCTCTTGAGTTTCACTGGGAAAAAGCAGCCTTCGACGCTTACTGA
- a CDS encoding LppC family lipoprotein, which yields MKQSLRGLLATAFMALLITGCAMQPPSVVDRVPDQDANRLLSQAEQQAPEQAAQTRLEAANILAQQGQRENAFEAADSIDESLLSDTDRVRWAMLYSELARGLDNPRAVLRATQVLDDELPMQANQQETLAERQQWAREALDQPGVSTVSIPELEGANIQRILVALPESGPLSSVASTIATAMRNHNEIRGNGVQLSFLDTSQYSLDEIYNRAAQMNAQLVIGPLDKGQVTQLEQRDSVPMPTLALNYGNSDRNRASRLLQYGLSAEDEARQAARRAYQDGHRQMSVMVPDNDWGRRVGEAFWNEYHRQGGEVTNAVRYNPSSSVSNAVQTALNVSGERARLSNIDALFLLALPDYARQVPPTMDYYYAPNLPIYATSHLHEGRRQIRLDQDLNDVMFMDIPWQIPDAAVGGEEVLPFYSTYQRLRDETDASSFRLMAMGVDALELATRLSDLSSLEGLSGSTGTLRLADDGRIYRELPWAKFQNGTPSPILIPGLIGNDE from the coding sequence ATGAAACAGTCATTACGTGGCTTACTCGCCACTGCCTTCATGGCACTTCTCATCACAGGGTGTGCCATGCAGCCCCCCAGCGTGGTAGATCGAGTACCCGACCAGGATGCTAACCGCTTACTTAGCCAAGCTGAACAGCAAGCTCCTGAACAAGCGGCACAAACACGTTTAGAAGCAGCAAACATACTTGCCCAGCAGGGACAACGCGAAAACGCGTTTGAGGCGGCAGATTCAATTGATGAAAGCCTGCTTTCTGATACAGATAGGGTTCGCTGGGCAATGCTTTACTCTGAACTTGCCCGCGGCTTAGACAACCCTCGCGCAGTGCTACGTGCAACGCAGGTGCTTGATGATGAGCTGCCGATGCAGGCCAATCAGCAAGAAACACTGGCTGAACGCCAGCAATGGGCACGAGAAGCACTTGATCAACCGGGCGTTTCGACTGTTTCAATACCCGAGCTTGAAGGTGCCAACATTCAGCGTATTCTCGTCGCGCTGCCGGAATCTGGCCCACTAAGCAGCGTTGCCTCCACGATCGCCACCGCCATGCGTAACCATAACGAGATTCGTGGTAACGGCGTACAGCTTAGCTTTCTAGATACCTCCCAATACTCGCTGGACGAGATTTACAACCGTGCCGCGCAGATGAATGCACAACTGGTTATTGGCCCGCTCGACAAAGGCCAGGTTACACAGCTTGAGCAGCGCGACAGCGTACCAATGCCCACCCTAGCGCTGAACTATGGCAATAGCGATCGCAACCGTGCCAGCCGCCTGCTCCAATACGGTTTATCCGCTGAAGATGAAGCACGCCAAGCCGCTCGACGTGCCTATCAAGACGGCCACCGCCAAATGTCCGTTATGGTGCCAGACAATGACTGGGGTCGACGTGTAGGGGAAGCCTTTTGGAACGAATACCACCGCCAAGGGGGCGAAGTCACTAACGCAGTACGTTACAACCCCAGCAGCTCTGTTTCTAACGCTGTCCAAACCGCACTTAATGTGAGTGGTGAGCGGGCACGCCTTAGCAACATTGATGCACTGTTTTTATTAGCACTACCTGATTACGCACGGCAAGTACCTCCCACGATGGATTACTACTACGCGCCAAACCTACCTATTTATGCAACATCGCACCTGCATGAAGGACGTCGGCAAATACGCCTGGATCAAGACCTTAACGATGTGATGTTTATGGATATTCCTTGGCAAATTCCTGACGCAGCCGTTGGCGGCGAGGAAGTCTTACCCTTCTACAGCACCTATCAGCGTCTTCGCGATGAAACCGATGCTTCTTCGTTTCGCCTAATGGCGATGGGCGTTGATGCCCTTGAACTTGCCACACGCTTATCGGATCTTTCATCCCTTGAGGGGCTGAGTGGAAGCACTGGCACGCTCCGCCTCGCCGATGATGGCCGCATATACCGCGAACTACCCTGGGCGAAGTTCCAGAACGGCACTCCTTCGCCGATTTTGATTCCTGGCCTGATAGGAAATGACGAATAA
- a CDS encoding 16S rRNA (cytidine(1402)-2'-O)-methyltransferase, giving the protein MTHQDPGTLYVVATPIGNLEDLTPRAARVLAQVSRVAAEDTRHSGRLLAHLGVNKPMLSLHDHNEARRVDTLDAFLQAGEDIALISDAGTPLISDPGFVLVRELRARGRKIVPLPGACALVAALSGAGLPTDRFTFGGFLPAKPGARRQALEQWEAREETLVFYESPHRILHTLEALREQMPARNVVLARELTKTFETFLHGSPEELIQCLTDDPNQARGEFVVIISGAPAVALGDHQAIHADELLKSLLAEGVGVKQGAAVAARMLGGRKQEWYARLQAIKGEH; this is encoded by the coding sequence ATGACACACCAAGATCCGGGTACATTGTACGTGGTTGCTACCCCAATTGGGAATTTGGAAGACTTAACGCCACGAGCTGCCCGGGTATTAGCGCAGGTATCGCGGGTTGCTGCCGAGGACACGCGGCATAGCGGGCGTCTGCTAGCCCATCTTGGGGTCAATAAACCAATGCTGTCACTGCATGATCATAATGAAGCGCGGCGAGTAGATACGCTGGATGCCTTTCTTCAGGCAGGCGAGGATATTGCGCTGATCAGTGATGCAGGTACGCCGTTAATTAGCGACCCGGGCTTTGTGTTGGTAAGAGAGCTGCGCGCACGAGGGCGCAAAATAGTGCCGTTGCCTGGTGCGTGTGCCCTGGTTGCCGCTCTATCGGGAGCGGGCTTACCCACTGATCGGTTTACGTTTGGTGGTTTTTTGCCCGCTAAACCAGGAGCGCGCCGTCAGGCATTAGAGCAGTGGGAGGCGCGGGAAGAGACGCTGGTGTTTTATGAGTCGCCTCACCGCATCTTGCACACACTAGAGGCGTTGCGAGAGCAAATGCCTGCGCGAAACGTCGTGCTGGCCAGGGAGCTAACCAAAACATTTGAAACATTTCTGCACGGCTCACCTGAAGAGTTGATTCAATGTTTGACGGACGACCCCAATCAGGCAAGGGGAGAGTTTGTGGTGATTATCTCCGGAGCACCGGCGGTGGCGCTGGGTGATCATCAAGCAATTCATGCAGATGAGTTGCTCAAATCACTGTTGGCGGAAGGGGTGGGAGTTAAGCAGGGAGCGGCGGTTGCAGCCAGAATGTTAGGTGGGCGTAAGCAAGAGTGGTATGCCAGATTACAAGCAATTAAAGGTGAGCATTGA